One window of the Solanum stenotomum isolate F172 chromosome 11, ASM1918654v1, whole genome shotgun sequence genome contains the following:
- the LOC125844946 gene encoding auxin-responsive protein SAUR68-like: protein MAMISTKKLIKMARKWQKFASMQRKRISFPRNGSDADDCSTSSSSIVEKGHFVVYTADQARFVIPLAYLENEVIRQLLNLSEEEFGLPSGGPITLPCDSAFMNYIISLIKKGVAAGDLHKALLLSIPSCCCSTSSLHQESGNQQLLVC, encoded by the coding sequence ATGGCAATGATTAGTACCAAGAAACTCATCAAAATGGCTAGGAAATGGCAGAAGTTTGCATCCATGCAGAGGAAGAGGATTTCATTTCCAAGAAATGGCAGTGATGCAGATGATTGTAGTACGTCTTCATCGTCTATAGTtgaaaaaggacattttgtAGTATACACAGCTGATCAAGCACGCTTTGTCATTCCATTAGCTTACCTTGAAAATGAAGTCATTAGGCAACTGTTGAACTTGTCTGAAGAAGAATTTGGGCTACCGAGTGGTGGCCCTATTACATTACCTTGTGATTCAGCCTTCATGAACTATATCATTTCACTAATCAAAAAAGGCGTAGCTGCAGGAGATCTTCACAAAGCATTGCTCCTCTCAATTCCTTCATGTTGTTGTTCAACTTCTTCTTTGCACCAAGAAAGTGGAAACCAACAGCTTCTTGTTTGTTGA
- the LOC125844947 gene encoding auxin-responsive protein SAUR68-like, whose product MAMISTKKLIKMARKWQKFAAMQRKRISFPRNVNDADSCSTSSLSIVEKGHFVVYTVDQARFVIPLAYLENEVNRQLLSMSEEEFGLPSGGPITLPCDSAFMDYIISLIRKGVTAGDLHKALLLSIPSCCCSTSSLNQELGNQQLLVC is encoded by the coding sequence ATGGCAATGATTAGTACCAAGAAACTCATCAAAATGGCTAGGAAATGGCAGAAGTTTGCAGCCATGCAGAGGAAGAGGATTTCGTTTCCAAGAAATGTTAACGATGCAGATAGTTGTAGTACGTCTTCATTGTCTATAGTtgaaaaaggacattttgtAGTATACACAGTTGATCAAGCACGCTTTGTCATTCCATTGGCTTACCTTGAAAATGAAGTCAATAGGCAACTCTTAAGCATGTCAGAAGAGGAATTTGGGCTTCCGAGTGGTGGTCCTATTACATTACCCTGTGATTCAGCCTTCATGGACTACATCATTTCGCTAATAAGGAAAGGCGTAACTGCAGGAGATCTTCACAAAGCATTGCTCCTCTCAATTCCTTCTTGTTGCTGTTCAACTTCATCTTTAAACCAAGAATTGGGAAACCAACAGCTTCTTGTTTGTTGA
- the LOC125844963 gene encoding auxin-responsive protein SAUR21-like has protein sequence MGIKMSPLIQGTKILRRFSNSGGVPKGHCAVYVGESQKKRFVVPISYLSQPLFQDLLTQAEEQFGFDHPMGGLTIPCKEDVFVDLTSRLRRS, from the coding sequence ATGGGTATCAAAATGAGTCCCCTTATTCAAGGTACTAAAATCTTGAGGAGGTTTTCAAATTCCGGAGGTGTTCCAAAAGGTCATTGTGCAGTATATGTAGGAGAGAGCCAGAAGAAGAGATTTGTCGTGCCAATATCTTACTTGAGCCAACCTTTATTTCAAGACTTGTTAACTCAAGCTGAAGAACAGTTTGGGTTCGATCATCCAATGGGTGGTCTCACAATACCTTGCAAAGAGGACGTGTTTGTTGATCTCACATCCCGCTTGAGGAGATCATGA
- the LOC125844954 gene encoding auxin-responsive protein SAUR68-like, whose translation MAMISTKKLIKMARKWQKFAAMKRKRISFPRNDSDEDSCSTSSSSIIEKGNFVVYTADQARFVIPLAYLENEVIRQLLNMSEEEFGLPSGGPITLPCDSAFMDYIILLIKKGVTAGDLHKALLLSIPSCCCSISSLHHESGTQQIPVY comes from the coding sequence ATGGCAATGATTAGTACCAAGAAACTCATCAAAATGGCTAGGAAATGGCAGAAATTTGCAGCCATGAAGAGGAAGAGGATTTCATTTCCAAGAAATGACAGTGATGAAGACAGTTGTAGTACATCGTCATCGTCTATaattgaaaaaggaaattttgTAGTATATACAGCTGATCAAGCACGATTTGTCATTCCATTGGCTTACCTTGAAAATGAAGTCATTAGACAACTCTTGAATATGTCTGAAGAAGAGTTTGGGCTTCCGAGTGGTGGCCCTATTACGTTACCCTGTGATTCAGCCTTCATGGACTACATCATTTTGCTAATCAAGAAAGGCGTAACTGCTGGAGATCTTCACAAAGCGTTGCTCCTATCAATTCCTTCATGTTGCTGTTCAATTTCTTCTTTGCACCATGAAAGTGGAACTCAACAGATTCCTGTTTATTGA
- the LOC125844953 gene encoding auxin-responsive protein SAUR68-like, whose protein sequence is MAMISNKKLIKMARRWQKFAAKQRKRISFPRNDSDSDSCSTSSSSIVEKGHFAVYTADQVRFVIPLAYLENEVIRQLLNMSEEEFGHPSGGPISLPCDSAFMDYIILLIKKGVTAGDLHKALLLSIPSSCCSTSSLHQECGNQQILVY, encoded by the coding sequence ATGGCAATGATCAGTAACAAGAAACTCATCAAAATGGCTCGGAGATGGCAGAAGTTTGCAGCCAAGCAGAGGAAGAGGATTTCATTTCCAAGAAATGACAGTGATTCAGACAGTTGTAGTACGTCTTCATCGTCTATAGTAGAAAAAGGACATTTTGCAGTGTATACAGCTGATCAAGTTCGGTTTGTCATTCCTTTGGCTTACCTTGAAAATGAAGTCATTAGGCAACTCTTGAACATGTCTGAAGAAGAGTTTGGGCATCCGAGTGGTGGCCCTATTTCATTACCTTGTGATTCAGCCTTCATGGACTACATCATTTTGTTAATCAAGAAAGGCGTAACTGCAGGAGATCTTCACAAAGCATTGCTCCTATCAATTCCTTCATCTTGCTGTTCAACTTCTTCTTTGCACCAAGAATGTGGAAATCAGCAGATTCTTGTTTATTga
- the LOC125844957 gene encoding auxin-responsive protein SAUR68-like, which translates to MISAKKLIKMARKWQKFAAKQRKKISFPRSNYDDAESCSTSSSIVGKGNFVVYTTDQKRFVVPLAYLQHEAIRQLLHMSEEEFGLPSDGPITLPCDAQFMNYVISLIERGLSADLQNALLVFVPTSRCSSASYLQEQRNSQLLVC; encoded by the coding sequence ATGATAAGCgccaagaaactcatcaagatgGCAAGAAAATGGCAGAAGTTCGCAgcaaaacaaaggaaaaaaatttcttttccaAGATCCAATTACGATGATGCAGAGAGTTGCAGCACATCATCTTCTATAGTTGGTAAAGGGAATTTTGTGGTATATACTACTGATCAGAAGCGATTTGTGGTTCCGTTGGCTTACCTTCAACACGAGGCAATCAGACAACTATTACACATGTCTGAAGAAGAGTTTGGACTTCCAAGTGATGGTCCTATCACATTACCATGTGATGCACAGTTCATGAACTATGTCATATCACTTATCGAAAGAGGTCTATCTGCAGATCTTCAGAATGCTTTGCTTGTTTTTGTACCTACAAGTCGATGCTCATCAGCTTCATACCTTCAAGAACAACGAAACTCGCAATTGCTAGTTTGTTAA
- the LOC125844948 gene encoding auxin-responsive protein SAUR68-like: MAMISTKKLIKMARKWQKFAAKQRKRISFPRNGSDADSCSTSSSSIVEKEHFVVYTADQVRFVIPLVYLENEIIRQLLKMSEEEFGLPSGGPITLPCDSAFMDYIISLIKKGVAAGDLHKALLLSIPSSCCSTSSLHQECGNQQILVY, translated from the coding sequence ATGGCAATGATCAGTACCAAGAAACTTATCAAAATGGCCAGGAAATGGCAGAAGTTTGCAGCCAAGCAGAGGAAGAGGATTTCATTTCCAAGAAATGGCAGTGATGCAGATAGTTGCAGTACATCCTCATCATCTATAGTTGAAAAAGAACATTTTGTAGTATACACAGCTGATCAAGTACGCTTTGTCATTCCATTGgtttaccttgaaaatgagaTCATTAGGCAACTCTTGAAAATGTCTGAAGAAGAGTTTGGGCTTCCGAGTGGTGGCCCTATTACATTACCTTGTGATTCAGCCTTCATGGActatatcatttcattaatcaAGAAAGGTGTAGCGGCTGGAGATCTTCACAAAGCATTGCTCCTATCAATTCCTTCATCTTGCTGTTCAACTTCTTCTTTGCACCAAGAATGTGGAAATCAGCAGATTCTTGTTTATTGA
- the LOC125844960 gene encoding auxin-responsive protein SAUR68-like has product MAMISTKKLIKMVRRWQKFAAMQRKRISFPRDDSCSTSSSSRIEKGHFVVYTIDQRRFMIPLVYLENEIIQQLLNMSEEEFGLPSSGPITLPCDSAFMDYITSLIKKGVAAGDLHKALLLSIPSSCCSTSSLHQESGNQQLLVC; this is encoded by the coding sequence ATGGCAATGATCAGTACCAAGAAACTCATCAAAATGGTCAGGAGATGGCAGAAGTTTGCAGCCATGCAGAGGAAGAGGATTTCATTTCCAAGAGATGACAGTTGTAGTACATCCTCATCGTCTAGAATCGAAAAAGGACATTTTGTAGTCTATACAATTGATCAAAGGCGCTTCATGATTCCCTTGGTTTACCTAGAAAATGAGATCATTCAGCAACTCTTGAACATGTCTGAAGAAGAATTTGGGCTTCCGAGTAGTGGCCCTATTACATTACCTTGTGATTCAGCCTTCATGGACTACATCACTTCACTAATCAAGAAAGGCGTAGCTGCAGGAGATCTTCACAAAGCATTGCTCCTCTCAATTCCTTCATCTTGCTGTTCGACTTCTTCTTTGCACCAAGAAAGTGGAAACCAACAGCTTCTTGTTTGTTGA